A window of the Rhizobium brockwellii genome harbors these coding sequences:
- a CDS encoding AraC family transcriptional regulator, whose protein sequence is MLANPDFLLHRSKMISDPLSEMLNLLDARCLVSGGLIAGGAWALRFPRPNRIKISAVAKGRCWLCLDNGSEPILLEAGDVALLNGRHSFILASDLAVAPTDAVGAFKEKVDGMARHGVGEDFHYLGGHIALGPQGMELLSDVLPPIIHVRAALAEAGVLRWLLDQLVREMAAKRPGALLASTQLAQLMFVQVLRAHIMSSAPLTVGWLRAFGDDRIAPALRLMHGDPGRSWQLGELAKAAGMSRTSFALRFKTVAGVAPLTYLTGWRMRLAERELREGSMPVSTLALSLGYTSESAFSNAFKRMTGMAPKRYRAAMAREAGPIEEVVDVEGQAMTTHYRLLKAAS, encoded by the coding sequence ATGCTTGCAAATCCCGATTTCCTGCTTCATCGTTCAAAAATGATCAGTGACCCGCTCTCCGAAATGCTCAATCTGCTCGATGCGCGCTGCCTGGTGTCGGGCGGGCTGATCGCCGGCGGTGCCTGGGCGCTGCGCTTCCCCCGGCCGAACCGGATCAAGATCAGCGCGGTTGCCAAAGGGCGCTGCTGGCTTTGCCTCGACAATGGCAGCGAACCCATTCTGCTCGAGGCGGGCGACGTTGCGCTTCTGAACGGCCGGCATTCCTTCATCCTGGCGAGCGACCTTGCCGTTGCGCCCACTGACGCGGTCGGCGCGTTCAAGGAGAAGGTCGACGGCATGGCGCGCCACGGCGTTGGCGAGGATTTCCATTATCTCGGTGGCCACATCGCGCTCGGGCCGCAGGGCATGGAGCTGTTGTCCGACGTGTTGCCGCCGATTATTCATGTGCGCGCCGCCCTTGCCGAAGCCGGCGTGCTGCGCTGGCTGCTCGACCAGTTGGTGCGGGAGATGGCGGCAAAGCGGCCAGGCGCCCTGCTCGCCTCGACCCAGCTTGCGCAGTTGATGTTCGTGCAGGTGCTGAGGGCGCATATCATGAGCTCGGCGCCATTGACGGTCGGGTGGCTCCGCGCTTTCGGCGACGATCGCATTGCGCCGGCGCTGCGGCTGATGCATGGCGATCCCGGCCGGTCCTGGCAGCTTGGCGAACTGGCAAAGGCGGCCGGCATGTCGCGCACGAGCTTTGCACTGCGGTTCAAGACCGTGGCGGGGGTTGCGCCGCTCACCTACCTCACCGGCTGGCGCATGCGCCTTGCCGAACGCGAGCTGCGGGAGGGCAGCATGCCGGTTTCGACGCTGGCGCTTTCGCTCGGCTACACATCCGAAAGCGCCTTCAGCAACGCCTTCAAGCGGATGACGGGCATGGCGCCGAAGCGCTACCGCGCGGCGATGGCCCGCGAGGCCGGGCCGATCGAAGAGGTGGTGGATGTCGAGGGCCAGGCGATGACAACGCATTACCGGCTGTTGAAGGCGGCATCGTAG
- a CDS encoding Crp/Fnr family transcriptional regulator: MTNQNISTFKNHLLFALAPEDRRLLARSLERMQLNLRQSLEKAHQPINFVYFFEAGLGSVVASKEGGSTVEVGLFGRDGMTGTSLVQGDTESPFDCFVQMGGSALRISANNLQEAMSQSAALTELLMHYARTLGIQTTYTALANGQIKLEERLARWILMVHDRVDGDSFYVTHEFLAMMLGVRRPGVTVALQILEAKHFIKSQRGEILVQDRTGLMHLCQGTYGPAEIEYERLTGIPLGKSKPVPNDAAPLIRPA; encoded by the coding sequence ATGACCAACCAGAATATAAGCACGTTCAAGAACCATTTGTTGTTTGCCCTTGCCCCTGAAGATCGGCGCCTGCTTGCCCGCAGTCTGGAGAGAATGCAGCTCAACCTTCGTCAATCGCTCGAAAAGGCGCATCAGCCGATCAACTTCGTCTATTTTTTCGAGGCGGGTCTTGGTTCGGTGGTGGCAAGCAAAGAGGGCGGTTCAACCGTCGAGGTCGGCCTTTTCGGCCGGGATGGCATGACTGGCACGTCGCTGGTCCAGGGCGATACAGAAAGCCCGTTCGACTGCTTCGTCCAGATGGGCGGCTCGGCGCTTCGTATTTCTGCCAACAATCTTCAAGAAGCGATGTCTCAGAGCGCCGCGTTAACAGAACTTTTGATGCATTATGCCCGGACGCTCGGTATCCAAACCACCTACACCGCTCTTGCAAACGGTCAGATCAAACTGGAAGAGCGGCTGGCGCGATGGATCCTCATGGTTCACGACCGCGTCGATGGCGACAGCTTCTATGTGACCCATGAATTTCTTGCGATGATGCTTGGCGTGCGTAGGCCGGGTGTAACAGTGGCCCTGCAAATTCTCGAAGCGAAGCACTTCATCAAATCGCAACGCGGGGAAATTCTCGTGCAGGATCGCACTGGGCTGATGCACCTCTGCCAAGGCACCTATGGTCCGGCCGAGATAGAATACGAACGGCTGACCGGCATTCCTCTTGGTAAATCAAAACCGGTTCCGAATGATGCCGCGCCGTTGATACGGCCTGCCTGA
- a CDS encoding oxidoreductase has product MSTPQAPIGSAFGAASTAADVIAGHDLSGKVAIVTGGYSGLGLETARVLAEAGARVVVPARNLGKAKAAVESIPGLALEKLDLMDPDSIDDFADRFLESGEPLHLLINNAAVMANPLTRDARGYESQFSTNHLGHFQLTARLWPALVKAEGARIVAVSSRGHVFSGVDFDDPNFENREYAPYLAYGQSKTANALFAISLDALGAKHGVRAFSLHPGGIVTTNLVRHQSNDFLKASGYVDVHGKPVIDPENNKKTIEQGASTTVWCAVSEELKGLGGVYCENCDIAAAVPGDSTEMLGVRPWATDPEFAERLWQLSERLTGFIAS; this is encoded by the coding sequence ATGTCCACCCCACAAGCTCCCATCGGTTCCGCCTTCGGTGCGGCATCAACCGCCGCCGACGTCATTGCCGGGCACGATCTTTCAGGCAAGGTCGCGATCGTCACCGGCGGTTATTCCGGTCTTGGCCTCGAGACGGCTCGTGTGCTCGCCGAAGCCGGCGCCAGGGTTGTCGTCCCCGCCCGCAATCTCGGAAAAGCCAAGGCGGCCGTGGAAAGTATTCCCGGCCTTGCGCTGGAAAAGCTCGACCTGATGGACCCCGACTCGATCGACGACTTCGCCGACCGCTTCCTCGAAAGCGGCGAGCCCCTGCATCTGCTCATCAACAATGCTGCCGTCATGGCGAACCCGCTGACGCGTGATGCCCGCGGTTACGAATCACAGTTCTCCACCAATCATCTCGGCCATTTCCAGCTCACGGCCCGCCTCTGGCCGGCGCTGGTGAAGGCCGAGGGTGCGCGCATCGTCGCCGTCTCGTCGCGCGGTCACGTGTTCTCCGGCGTCGATTTCGACGATCCGAATTTCGAGAACCGCGAATACGCGCCCTATCTCGCCTACGGCCAGTCGAAGACGGCAAATGCTCTCTTTGCGATCTCACTGGACGCTTTGGGTGCGAAGCACGGTGTCAGGGCTTTCTCGCTGCATCCCGGCGGTATCGTCACCACCAATCTGGTCCGCCATCAGTCGAACGACTTCCTCAAGGCGAGCGGCTATGTCGATGTGCATGGCAAGCCGGTCATCGATCCGGAAAACAACAAGAAGACGATTGAGCAGGGGGCGTCGACCACCGTCTGGTGCGCCGTCAGCGAGGAGCTCAAGGGTCTCGGGGGCGTCTATTGCGAGAACTGCGATATCGCCGCCGCCGTCCCCGGCGATTCGACCGAGATGCTCGGTGTCCGTCCTTGGGCAACCGATCCGGAATTTGCCGAACGCCTCTGGCAGCTGAGCGAGCGGCTGACGGGTTTCATCGCTAGCTGA
- a CDS encoding DUF1491 family protein, with amino-acid sequence MRLRADIFISALLRRVFASGDFAAVEKKGAEEAGAIFIRQHFRDGLETLYAPAPQTAFDEGQAGDRLFEVRLSRSEPEAVRAMLERERKFDPDLWIVELEAEELGDMIPLAKGG; translated from the coding sequence ATGAGATTACGCGCCGACATCTTCATTTCAGCCCTCCTGCGCCGCGTCTTCGCCAGCGGCGATTTCGCCGCCGTCGAGAAGAAGGGCGCGGAGGAGGCGGGGGCGATCTTCATCCGCCAGCACTTCCGCGACGGCCTGGAAACGCTCTACGCGCCGGCGCCGCAGACCGCCTTTGACGAAGGTCAGGCCGGCGACCGCCTGTTCGAGGTCCGCCTGTCGCGCAGCGAACCGGAAGCGGTGCGTGCGATGCTGGAGCGCGAACGTAAATTCGACCCCGATCTCTGGATCGTCGAGCTGGAGGCGGAGGAACTGGGGGACATGATCCCGCTTGCGAAGGGCGGCTGA
- a CDS encoding methyl-accepting chemotaxis protein, with protein MHALKAIDDLAGEAVVKVGAAPDPEALRHILLRLAEEASTLGIDLVDIAGAIQDMAGMSARHASAFDHVTRTALSIAETNRSVAVSLRETDRTAAEARHMLKESAERLTGSVAEIGHMVQSSNEIGTEIAGFSKSLADVDNIAEEISTIARQTNLLALNAAIEAARAGDAGKGFAVVATEVRALSLQTSKATGSIQQTLDELRVKIDRLSAVGSDARDSAAGVRDKSEAMRGAFESMEHVITRILDSSTVMANTTEAVDQQCAGFVEKLGEMSAEVAGSNIRLQQAAKRVDSVVGLSETLIQLTASAGVKTADSRWIEEAQSVARQISGAFERAVAEGQIGLDALFDRRYRPIAGSDPAQVMAAFTELTDRLLPPIQEPVTALDERIAFCAAIDENGYLPTHNRKFSQAQRPGDTVWNTANCRNRRIFADRVGLAAGRSTAPFLVQTYRRDMGGGNFVMMKDISAPITVRGRHWGGLRLAIKV; from the coding sequence ATGCATGCGCTGAAGGCGATAGACGATCTGGCCGGAGAAGCGGTGGTCAAAGTGGGGGCGGCCCCGGACCCCGAGGCGCTGCGCCACATTTTGCTGCGCCTTGCCGAAGAAGCCTCCACCCTTGGCATCGATCTCGTCGATATCGCCGGCGCCATCCAGGACATGGCGGGAATGTCGGCCCGGCATGCCTCCGCCTTCGATCATGTCACCCGCACCGCGCTGTCGATTGCCGAGACCAACCGCTCGGTCGCCGTGTCGCTGCGCGAGACCGACCGCACGGCGGCCGAGGCCCGTCACATGCTGAAGGAATCGGCCGAACGTCTGACGGGCTCCGTTGCCGAGATCGGCCACATGGTCCAGTCCTCCAACGAGATCGGCACTGAGATCGCCGGTTTCTCCAAGTCGCTTGCCGATGTCGACAATATCGCCGAGGAGATCAGCACCATCGCCCGCCAGACCAACCTGCTGGCGCTGAACGCCGCGATCGAGGCGGCGCGCGCCGGCGACGCGGGCAAGGGTTTCGCCGTCGTCGCCACCGAGGTCCGGGCGCTTTCGCTGCAGACCTCGAAGGCGACCGGCTCCATCCAGCAGACGCTGGACGAACTGCGCGTGAAGATCGACCGGCTGTCGGCCGTCGGCAGCGATGCGCGCGACAGTGCGGCCGGCGTGCGCGACAAGTCGGAGGCGATGCGCGGCGCATTTGAAAGCATGGAACATGTTATCACCCGCATCCTCGACAGTTCGACTGTCATGGCCAACACCACCGAGGCGGTCGACCAGCAATGCGCCGGCTTCGTCGAGAAACTCGGCGAGATGTCGGCCGAGGTCGCCGGCTCGAATATCAGGCTGCAGCAGGCGGCAAAACGCGTCGACAGCGTCGTCGGTCTCTCGGAAACCCTGATCCAGCTGACGGCGAGCGCCGGCGTCAAGACCGCCGACAGCCGTTGGATCGAGGAAGCGCAGTCGGTGGCAAGACAGATTTCCGGCGCCTTCGAACGCGCTGTCGCTGAAGGCCAGATCGGGCTCGATGCTCTCTTCGATCGACGCTATCGGCCGATAGCGGGCTCCGATCCGGCACAGGTGATGGCAGCCTTCACCGAACTCACCGATCGCCTGCTGCCGCCGATCCAGGAACCCGTCACAGCTCTGGACGAGCGCATCGCCTTCTGCGCGGCGATCGACGAGAACGGCTATCTGCCGACCCACAACCGAAAATTCTCGCAAGCCCAGCGGCCTGGCGACACCGTGTGGAACACCGCCAATTGCCGCAATCGCCGCATCTTTGCCGATCGCGTCGGCCTTGCCGCAGGCCGCAGCACCGCGCCTTTCCTCGTCCAGACCTACAGGCGCGACATGGGCGGCGGCAATTTCGTGATGATGAAGGATATCTCCGCTCCGATCACCGTGCGCGGACGGCATTGGGGAGGATTGCGGCTGGCAATCAAGGTCTGA